From Bradyrhizobium sp. 4:
TGGCGGCTGCGGGTTTGACCCCCGGCGCCCCGCGCGTTACCACACGCGGGAACCGAGCCTGCGAGCAGCGATGTCCTTCAACACCTTCGGCCACATGTTCCGCGTCACGACCTTCGGCGAGAGCCATGGGGTGGCGATCGGCTGCGTGGTCGACGGCTGCCCGCCCATGATCCCGCTCGTCGAAGCCGACATCCAGGGTGATCTTGATCGCCGCCGGCCCGGCCAGTCGCGCTTCACGACCCAGCGTCAGGAGCCGGACCAGGTCAAGATCCTCTCCGGCGTGATGGCGCATCCGGTGACCGGCGTGCAGGTGACGACGGGCACGCCGATCGGGCTCCTGATCGAGAACACCGACCAGCGCTCGAAGGACTATTCCGAGATCAAGGACAAGTTTCGCCCTGGTCATGCCGACTTCACCTATGAAGCGAAGTACGGCCTGCGCGACTATCGCGGCGGCGGCCGCTCGTCGGCGCGCGAGACCGCCACTCGCGTTGCCGCCGGCGCGATCGCGCGAAAGGTGCTGCCCGACGTGAAGGTGCGCGGCGCGCTGGTGCAGATGGGCCCGCACAAGATCGACCGCGCGAAGTGGGACTGGGACGAGATTGCGAAAAATCCGTTCTTCTGTCCCGACAAGGACAAGGCCGCGTTCTTCGAGACCTATCTCGACGGTATCCGCAAGAGCGGCTCCTCGATCGGCGCGGTGATCGAGGTCGTCGCCGAAGGTGTGCCGGCAGGCCTTGGCGCGCCGATCTACGCCAAGCTCGACGCCGAGCTCGCCGCCGCAATGATGAGCATCAATGCGGTGAAGGGCGTCGAGATCGGCGCCGGCTTTGCCGCGGCCGAACTCACCGGCGAAGAGAACGCCGACGAGATGCGCACCGGCAATGACGGCACGCGTTTTCTGTCCAATCACGCCGGCGGCGTGCTGGGCGGCATCTCCACGGGGCAGCCGGTGGTGGTGCGTTTCGCGGTCAAGCCGACCTCGTCGATCCTGCAGCCGCGTCTCACCGTCGATCGCAACGGTGCCGACACCGAGATCATGACCAAGGGCCGCCACGATCCCTGCGTCGGCATCCGCGCCGTCCCCGTCGGCGAAGCCATGATGGCCTGTGTGCTGGCGGATCATTTCCTGCGCGACCGCGGCCAAGTCGGGCGCTAGCGTTGCGCGAGGCGCTTGTACCGCGCCACTAGCCCACCGCGCAGCTTGACGATCCCACAACTTCGTCAGCAAATGCAGCCATGGAAAGCTCCGATCTCCAACGTATCACCAGCTGGCTGATCGACGGCGCCTGGTCGTCCAAGGCCCCGGCCGAGATGACGGCGGAAGCCTGCGAACGGATGGTCGCAGCCGGTCTGCCGCTATGGCGGTTCGGCATCTTCATCCGCACGCTGCATCCCGAAATTTTCGGTCGCAACTTCATCTGGCGGGAGGGCGAGGAGGTCGAGATCGGCACGGTCGATTTCGAGATACTGGAGACGCCGGAATTCGCCAGAAGTCCGCTGCGGGTCGTGTTCGAGCAGGGACTTGAGGTGCGGGGACGCATGGACGATCCCGGCAGCAAGCATTTTCCGTTTCTCGACGACATGCGTGCCGAAGGCGTAACCGACTACGTCGCGATGCCAATGCCGTTTCTCGACGGCTCGGTCCACGCGACGAGCTGGACCACGCGCCATCCAGGCGGCTTCACCGATGACCACATCGCTGCGATTCACGCTATCGTCAAGCCGCTCGCGCGCATCACCGAGATCATCAGCCTGCGCCGCACTGCCGAGATGCTGCTCGACACCTATGTCGGCAATCGTGCCGGCGCGCGCATCCTTGGCGGTCAGATCCGCCGCGGCCACAACGACACTATGCAAGCTGCGATCTGGCTCTCCGATCTGCGCGGCTTCACCGCACTGTCGGACCGGCTGCCGGCCGAGACCGTGGTCGAGATCCTCAACCATTATTTCGACTGCCAGGTCGCCGCGATCCGCGGCCATGGCGGCGAGGTGCTGAAATTCATGGGCGATGGCCTGCTCGCGGTGTTCCCGATCGACGAATATGTCGGCGATGCCGCGCATGTCTGCACGCGGGTGCTGGAGGCGGCGCGCGAATCCCGCGCCAGCGTCGAGGCGCTCGCGTATCCTGTCGGCGACGTCATCGAGCGCTTCCGTTTCGGCGTGGCGCTCCACGTCGGGAATATCCTCTACGGTAATATCGGTGGCGGCAACCGCCTCGACTTCACCTGCATCGGCCCGGCCGTGAACCTTGCCGCCAGGCTCGAGAAGATAACGGGTCGCCTGGGGCGGACCGTCGTGGCCTCGGAAATGTTCGCCAATGTCTGCCGCCACGACTGGCACGAGCTCGGCGAATTCCCGATCGCGGGCTTTTCAAAGGCGCAGCGCGTGTACGGGCTGACGGAGGAGAGGCCGGTGGCGATGGCCTGAGGTCGTCCTCGGAGGTCCGCCGCCGCCAACCCGGTGAGCAGAATTCAGGCGTTCGACGCCATCACCGACTTCAACGGTACATCCAGCTGATAGACAAATCCGGACGGTTCGTAGGCCAGCCGCACCTGTCCGTTCAGTTGCTGGCCGAGCGACTCGATCATCCGGGTGCCGTAGCTCCGTCGTGTCGGCGGCGCCACCGCAGGGCCGCCGCTTTCGCTCCACTTCAGGCGCAGCCTTTGCTCGGTCTCGTCGACCGTCCATACGATCTCGACATGGCCGGAGGAACTGGACAGCGCGCCGAACTTCGTCGTGTTGGTGCAGAGCTCGTTGAATGTCATCGCGAGCGCTATCACGGCACCGGATGTGATCCTGAGGTCCGGCCCATTGAAATGGAATCGTCGGCCCCCCTGACTGTCATAGGGATCGGTGGCGCCGCTCAGGGTATGAGTGAGGCTCGCATTTGACCAGCTGACCTGTATCAACAGGTCGTGGGCACGCCCTAACGCCAGCAAGCGGCCATCCATGGCTTTTTGGCCTTGCTCCAGACTGATTGCGGTCCGGAAGCTCTGGGCTGCGATTGCGCTCACCGTCGCAAGCGTATTCTTGATGCGATGATGCAGCTCTCCGAGGATGAGCTTTTGCAACTTGTCGGCAGCCTCGCGTTCGTGGGCTTCGATGCCGGCTTGAGCGAGCAGGACCTTGGCGTCGGTGTCGGCCTGTTCCAGCAACAGGCGCAGATTGTCGTTTTCCGCTACCAGAACCGATTCCTGTGGCGATCGAGCAACCTCAAGGTTGTCCCCAGGATCCGTCGTTGTGGTCGGAAGGATTTTTAGCGCGCCCGCTCCGATCATGGTTTGCAACTGCGAGATCATTTCGTCGACGGCGAGCGGCTTGCGAAAGAAGCGGCTGTCGGCCGGCGTTTCGTTTTCAGACGGCTTTACCTGACCGGAAACCAGCACGATCTTGATGGCAGGCCAGCGATCGTGCACCGCGTGGGCCAGCTTCAAGCCGTCCATGGTCCCGGGCATCTGGATGTCGCTGAACAGAAGCGAGATGTCTGACCGCGACTCGAGGATCGCGATGGCTTCGTCGGCGTTGACGGCCTGCACAGGGCAGAAGCCTGCATCCTCCACGATATCGACCGCGCGCATGCGCAGGATCATCTCGTCTTCGACGACGAGAACATTCGGCAAGGAGGTTGGAGGTGTTGACATCTGTGCACGATACTTTCCTGGACATCCGACAAGCTCGGCCGGCGCTTTGCGATTGTTGGTTTAGCGGCGCGCCGTCACCAAACGAGCTTCATGAACCCTGACACCGGATTCACCTCGGCGCAGACACGACGCTTCGAAGTCCGGCCAGACCTGGCCCAGGCAGTTCCGGGTCACCGGGTGGCTCGCCAGCCGGTCCGCCTTCGCCAAAGCAACGGTTTCGCGCGCTTTCACTTGCGGAGCGAAGCCGGGCAACACCATTACGGACACTCCGAGGAGCGCGAACATCGCGAACGCGATAAAAGATTTCATCATGGGGGCTGCTTTGGCTGTTGACCGCCCCGTTTCGTTTGGGGACGCTGTTACAACAACCAAAATGAAATATAGTTCATTTCATACAACTTATATTTGAGGTGTGATTTGCAGGCGGATGCCGCCCTCGGCCCGGATCGTCACTCGACGTGAACAGGCCGCCGACCAGGTTGGCTTGCCACTACCTCGGTGTTTTGGGACCAGGCAGGCTTATCCAGTCATGAATATGCGAGGCCGTTTCGCTCAATCGCGCCGCTCTGAGCAGCGCTTCCCGCTGGACGCCGGGCGGGGCAATCTCTGCGCGACGACGAGCCTCGGCTGCCAATTGGGCAAGGCGATTGCTCAGCGGGATGGTTCTCTTGGTTGTGTCTTGCATAGGACGCTCCGCATTGGGCGGGAGCGCAAAGACTCTCTCAGTCACCGACGGATGCCGTGACGGGCCGGTGATGGCTTACCATGCGCCTGTTGACGGCCAATAGATACATTATTCGGCAGGGCAGATTCGGCGCCGAAATCGAAAGAGGGCGCCAAAGCACCAAAGCCGGACCGGTGCCGCTACTCCTCCGGCTCCGTCGTGAACAGCAGCGGATAGCCCTTCGTGCGGCCGGCATCCGTTGCGCGGGTAGCCTTGGTCTCGGCGACGTCCTTGGTGAAAACGGCGACCACGCAGGCGCCGAGCTTGTGGGCGGTGATCATCACCTTGTAGGCCTGATCCTCGGTCATGCGGAATTCGGCTTTGAGGATCATCGTGACGAATTCGCGGGGCGTAAAGTCGTCGTTGATCAGGATGACCTTGTGCAGCTTCGGTCGCTCGACCTTGGTCTTCGTCCTGGTTTTCGGTTTGGCAACAGTGTCGGCCATCGCTTCTGAAACGCCTTGGTGCAGTTGAGCTTCCAGCCAACCGATCATATTGCAGGACGCCGTCCTTCTCCAAGATGCTAGGCGCGCTTGTCATATGCGGCTCCGGATGAGCAGGAATGCGCCGCTGCGCTCGGCTCTTACGGAAGCGCGCGGACGAGTTGCATTGCGGCGATGAGGGCTGCAACGGACAACACTACCGATCCAATCATGTAGGCGGCCGAGGCCCATGTCTGTCCACGCTCGACCAGAGACCAGGCATCCAGTGAGAACGTCGAGAATGTGGTGTATCCGCCACAAATCCCCACCGTCAGAAATATCCGGGCGGCTTGCGGCAGGTTCCACCTCGTCGCGAACATCGCGGTGAAAACCCCGATCAGGAACGATCCCGTCACGTTGATGATCAGGGTGCCCCAGGGGAAATCGGTGCCGAACGCTCGGCCTGAACCGATCGCAACGAGATAGCGCACGATTGCGCCAAGCGCTCCACCAGCGGCGACCGCCAGAATGAATTGGACGTTCAACGTCTCGTTCCCCCGTTTGCCATTTCCATCATGTATCCTCCGTTACCAGCCCGCCGCCGACGGCAAATAGTCCCATCAGCGCGATCAGCGCAAAGCCGAGCCCGGCCAGGAAGGTGCCGGCCGGACCATAACTATCCCACAGCGCGCCGGCGATCACGCTTGCGGCCAGCAAGGCAAGACCGGTGAACAGGTTGAAATAGCCGAACGCGGTGCCGCGCAGGCTCGGTGGCGCTGCGTCAGCGACGAGGGCCGAGAGCAGGCCTTGCGTCAATCCCATATGCAGTCCCCACAGCGCGACGCCGAGGGCGAGGCCGCCAAGGTTTGGCAGCAGTGCGAGCGCGAGATCGGCGCCGGCGAGGAAGACGAGGCCGAGCGCGAGCAGGCCGGTGCGGTTGATCCGGTCCGAGAGCACGCCGGCCGGATAGGCCGACAACGCATAGACGATGTTCATCAGCACCAGCACGGCCGGCACCCACATCGCATTGAGCCCGATGTTCTGCGCGCGCAGAATCAGGAAGGCCTCGCTGAAACGCGCTAGCGTGAACACGACGCCAACCGCGACGACACGCCAGTACACGGATCCAAGCTGGCGCATCGCGGCCATGTTGAGCGGATTCTTTGACGGCTCCCGGCCTGGGTCAGGCTCCGGCTCGCTCACCGCGAACACGATCAGTCCGAACGACAGGAACGCCGGCAGCACCGCCACCCAGAACACCAGCGTAAAATTGTCCACCGTCCACCACATCAGGCCGATCGCGATGAGCGGCCCGACGAACGCACCGATGGTGTCGAGCGACTGCCGCAGGCCGAAGCTCGCGCCGCGCAGGCCGATGGGCGCGATATCGGCGATCAGTGCATCGCGCGGCGCGCCGCGAATGCCCTTGCCGACGCGGTCGATGAAGCGCGCGGCAACCAGCCATCCGACGCTGGGGGCAAGCGGGAACAGCGGTTTTGTCAGCGCGGCGAGCCCGTAGCCGAGCGCGGCGAGCAATTTGCGCCGGCCGAGCCAGTCGGACAACGCGCCGGAGAAGATTTTCGTGATCGAGGCGGTCGCCTCGGCAATGCCCTCGATGAAGCCCACGGTGAGCGTGGAGGCGCCGAGCACGGTGACGAGATAGACCGGCAGCAGCGCGTGGATCATCTCGGAAGAGACGTCCATCAGCATCGAGACGAAGCCGAGCACCCAGATCTCCCTGGGCAGGCCCGCACGTGCAGCATTCGGTGTTGTCGTCGTCACGTCCAGGACTTCTCCTCGGCCTCTGCTTGACCTCTCCTTGGCCTTCGCATCCGGGCAACAAAAAACCCGCCAGCGGCGGGTTTGTCCATGCTCCCGCCGAAGGCAGAGGCCTGAAAATTGCCCCTCCTCAAGCAGGAGTCATCAGCCCACTACGGTCACAGGCCGCCGGGCGGTTGTCGGGGGACTCCATCCCCATCTGTCCGGCCAGCCTAACATGGAAATCGCGCCGGACAAGTGGGCGAGGGTGCGCTGTCCAGTGGCCCGTCGGTCCGGGAGCGCACCGCGCGTGACGGCGCCAGTCCAGCGGCGCGAGCGCGGCAACATCGCGGCAGCTTTGCGCAATGCTTCGCAATTCCCGCCCCGCAAATGCCTGACTGGCAAATGCCTAACCGGAATGTGAAGCGCGAGCGATCTTCGGACTTTGCGGCAAGGCGATTGCATGTCACCATCACGTCATACGACGGGAGGCTGCGATGCGCTTGCTGTTCTCGATCGGGGCTGTGCTGGTGACCGGCATGTTC
This genomic window contains:
- a CDS encoding MFS transporter, whose product is MTTTTPNAARAGLPREIWVLGFVSMLMDVSSEMIHALLPVYLVTVLGASTLTVGFIEGIAEATASITKIFSGALSDWLGRRKLLAALGYGLAALTKPLFPLAPSVGWLVAARFIDRVGKGIRGAPRDALIADIAPIGLRGASFGLRQSLDTIGAFVGPLIAIGLMWWTVDNFTLVFWVAVLPAFLSFGLIVFAVSEPEPDPGREPSKNPLNMAAMRQLGSVYWRVVAVGVVFTLARFSEAFLILRAQNIGLNAMWVPAVLVLMNIVYALSAYPAGVLSDRINRTGLLALGLVFLAGADLALALLPNLGGLALGVALWGLHMGLTQGLLSALVADAAPPSLRGTAFGYFNLFTGLALLAASVIAGALWDSYGPAGTFLAGLGFALIALMGLFAVGGGLVTEDT
- the aroC gene encoding chorismate synthase — encoded protein: MSFNTFGHMFRVTTFGESHGVAIGCVVDGCPPMIPLVEADIQGDLDRRRPGQSRFTTQRQEPDQVKILSGVMAHPVTGVQVTTGTPIGLLIENTDQRSKDYSEIKDKFRPGHADFTYEAKYGLRDYRGGGRSSARETATRVAAGAIARKVLPDVKVRGALVQMGPHKIDRAKWDWDEIAKNPFFCPDKDKAAFFETYLDGIRKSGSSIGAVIEVVAEGVPAGLGAPIYAKLDAELAAAMMSINAVKGVEIGAGFAAAELTGEENADEMRTGNDGTRFLSNHAGGVLGGISTGQPVVVRFAVKPTSSILQPRLTVDRNGADTEIMTKGRHDPCVGIRAVPVGEAMMACVLADHFLRDRGQVGR
- a CDS encoding HWE histidine kinase domain-containing protein; amino-acid sequence: MSTPPTSLPNVLVVEDEMILRMRAVDIVEDAGFCPVQAVNADEAIAILESRSDISLLFSDIQMPGTMDGLKLAHAVHDRWPAIKIVLVSGQVKPSENETPADSRFFRKPLAVDEMISQLQTMIGAGALKILPTTTTDPGDNLEVARSPQESVLVAENDNLRLLLEQADTDAKVLLAQAGIEAHEREAADKLQKLILGELHHRIKNTLATVSAIAAQSFRTAISLEQGQKAMDGRLLALGRAHDLLIQVSWSNASLTHTLSGATDPYDSQGGRRFHFNGPDLRITSGAVIALAMTFNELCTNTTKFGALSSSSGHVEIVWTVDETEQRLRLKWSESGGPAVAPPTRRSYGTRMIESLGQQLNGQVRLAYEPSGFVYQLDVPLKSVMASNA
- the clpS gene encoding ATP-dependent Clp protease adapter ClpS, producing the protein MADTVAKPKTRTKTKVERPKLHKVILINDDFTPREFVTMILKAEFRMTEDQAYKVMITAHKLGACVVAVFTKDVAETKATRATDAGRTKGYPLLFTTEPEE
- a CDS encoding adenylate/guanylate cyclase domain-containing protein, coding for MESSDLQRITSWLIDGAWSSKAPAEMTAEACERMVAAGLPLWRFGIFIRTLHPEIFGRNFIWREGEEVEIGTVDFEILETPEFARSPLRVVFEQGLEVRGRMDDPGSKHFPFLDDMRAEGVTDYVAMPMPFLDGSVHATSWTTRHPGGFTDDHIAAIHAIVKPLARITEIISLRRTAEMLLDTYVGNRAGARILGGQIRRGHNDTMQAAIWLSDLRGFTALSDRLPAETVVEILNHYFDCQVAAIRGHGGEVLKFMGDGLLAVFPIDEYVGDAAHVCTRVLEAARESRASVEALAYPVGDVIERFRFGVALHVGNILYGNIGGGNRLDFTCIGPAVNLAARLEKITGRLGRTVVASEMFANVCRHDWHELGEFPIAGFSKAQRVYGLTEERPVAMA
- the crcB gene encoding fluoride efflux transporter CrcB; translation: MNVQFILAVAAGGALGAIVRYLVAIGSGRAFGTDFPWGTLIINVTGSFLIGVFTAMFATRWNLPQAARIFLTVGICGGYTTFSTFSLDAWSLVERGQTWASAAYMIGSVVLSVAALIAAMQLVRALP